The genome window GCGGTGTGCGGGTGGGTGCCGTGGAAAGCATTGCCATCACCTTCGACCAGGAAGATCAGGCCGCCTACATTCCTGTGGTGATCGATCTTGATCCCGATCAGGTGACGGTGGTGGAAAGCCAGCATGAGAAAAACAGCCAGCTCGATCTGAAACGACTGATCGCCCATGGTCTGCGCGCGCAGTTGAACATACAGAGTTTTGTGACCGGTCAGTCCAACGTCAATCTGGATTTCAACCCGTCTTCTCCCGCACTGCTGCATCCGCGTCTTACCCACCTCACGGAAATTCCTGTCAAACCCTCTGCTATTCAGAAAATGAAGGATATGCTGGCTGATCTGCCGCTCAAGGAAATTGCGGGAAGCGCCAGGGCTGTGATGGAAAATATCCGCATCCTGTCGCAACGTCTGGATGATGATCTGCCACCGTTGCTGGCCAGCATCCGTATATCCTCCGAACATTCACAGAAAACATTGGATGTGGCTACAGAGACCATGAAGGAGCTTCAGAAAAACCTGTCCTCCACGATCACCAATCTGAATACGCTTCTGGTGAACGGCAACAGGCAGCTCGATGCCCGCAGCGCCGATGCGCATATCGCCTTGCTGAATATTGCCCGCACTGCCCAGCGGGCCACCTCCACGCTCGATAATCTTCGCTCCATGACCGCGGCAGGATCGGAAAGCCGCCTCAATCTGGATGATGCACTCCGTGACATTGCCGCCGCCGCCGCCGCCCTGCGTGGCTTTGCCAGCGATGTGGAGCGCAATCCGCAACTCCTGCTGACCGGACGGAAACAATGAGACATCCTTCAGTTCTCGCTCTCTCCGCCCTGCTGCTGTTCGCAGGCTGCGCGGCCCCAGCCCTGCGCATCTATACGCTGAGTGCGCAGGAATCCCGTGCTCCGGCGGCTGCATCCGTCCCTGCCACGCAGATCATCGAACTGTCGCGGGTACAGGTGCCCGATTATCTCGACACGCAGGACATTATCCTGAGACATGGCCAGGAACTCCATCGCAGCAGCAATGGCCGCTGGGCGACCAGATTGTCGCTGGGTATCACCGCCGCC of Granulibacter bethesdensis contains these proteins:
- a CDS encoding MlaD family protein translates to MVNRQTAVGAFVIGGIILGAAALMTFGHFRFFSQNIRAAVVFQGSISGLAVGAPVTFRGVRVGAVESIAITFDQEDQAAYIPVVIDLDPDQVTVVESQHEKNSQLDLKRLIAHGLRAQLNIQSFVTGQSNVNLDFNPSSPALLHPRLTHLTEIPVKPSAIQKMKDMLADLPLKEIAGSARAVMENIRILSQRLDDDLPPLLASIRISSEHSQKTLDVATETMKELQKNLSSTITNLNTLLVNGNRQLDARSADAHIALLNIARTAQRATSTLDNLRSMTAAGSESRLNLDDALRDIAAAAAALRGFASDVERNPQLLLTGRKQ